The following are from one region of the Halarcobacter sp. genome:
- a CDS encoding DsrE family protein, which yields MKSLFAKLIVSFFTLGIFFNIHAMQVNDSVALNGVKETKSVFLIDFTNVKKTAFYLNIIEGTHKGLVSQGVKPNMVLVFIGETVKYLSTKQDEAFEMENEESLESIQNSIKRLASLGVRMEVCAVATKVFNVDNNTIPKEMNIVADGFISLIGWQTQGHKLVPIF from the coding sequence ATGAAAAGTTTATTTGCTAAATTAATAGTTTCTTTTTTTACACTAGGAATTTTTTTTAATATTCATGCAATGCAGGTTAATGATAGTGTAGCATTAAATGGGGTGAAAGAAACAAAAAGTGTATTTTTAATAGATTTTACAAATGTGAAAAAAACTGCATTTTATTTGAATATTATAGAGGGTACACATAAAGGTTTAGTATCACAAGGTGTTAAACCAAATATGGTTTTAGTTTTTATTGGGGAAACTGTAAAGTATTTAAGTACTAAACAAGATGAAGCTTTTGAAATGGAAAATGAAGAGAGTTTGGAATCAATTCAAAATTCAATAAAAAGATTAGCAAGTTTAGGTGTTAGAATGGAAGTTTGTGCAGTTGCTACAAAAGTTTTTAATGTTGATAATAATACTATTCCAAAAGAGATGAATATCGTAGCTGATGGTTTTATATCTTTAATTGGTTGGCAAACCCAAGGGCATAAATTAGTACCAATTTTTTAA